TACAAGGATATCATTCATCAAGAGCAGCATCAGTTATCTCTTTCTTTTGTACAGCAACAGCCTGTTTCTTAACTTTCAGGCATGTCTTTCATCAAGAAGCTAAAGTTCCATCCGTTTTTTATTAAGCTCTTTAACTGGGAGTATTGGTCTTTCAATGTGCTCTATGCACCTTTATATCCTTATTGGTTTTGGCTATGTCTAAAAGCAAGAGCTTTTTTTTATATCAACGCAGCAAATCCGGGTATACGTAATGGAGGCTTTTTGATGGAGAGTAAAAAAGAGATCTATGATATCCTTCCGGTAGGCACGTATCCTACAACGTTTTTTTTTCCGGTAGGTACAGATGCGGCAACTGTATTAGCAGCTATTCAGCATAAGCAACTGAACTTCCCATTGATCGGTAAGCCGGATATTGGTATGAGGGGGATGAGTGTACAAAAGCTGGAAAGCAATGCAGAAGTAATAGCCTATGTTGAGCAAGCTGATTTTGATTTTTTGATTCAAGCGTATATACCTTTTGAAGAGGAAGTTGGGATATTTTATTATCGTATTCCCGGACAAGAAAAGGGTAAGATCACGGGTATTGTTGGAAAAGAATTTCTTTCCGTTACTGGTGATGGAGTTTCTACTGTTGATCAATTACTACAACTAGATCCCAGATATATTTTACAATTACCGGTACTTCGCCGGACAATGGCGGAAGAACTTTCTATCGTTCTCAAAAAAGAGGAACAAAAAATCCTGGTACCTTATGGGAACCATGCACGGGGAGCTAAGTTTATTGACCTGACTCATTTAGCTGATATCTCTCTAAATCAGATGATTGATGAACTCGCCAAGAAGATCGATGGATTTTATTACGGTAGAATGGATATACGATATGAAACGATTGAATTACTTCGGGAAGGAAAAAATTTCATGATCGTAGAACTCAACGGTTCGGGGAGTGAACCAACTCATATGTACGATCCTAAACATTCTGTATTTTTTGCATGGCGTGAGATCACTCGTCACTGGCATATTATGTGTGAGATCAGTATGATCAATCATGCAAAAGGAGTTCCCTATATGACAAGAGCAGAGGGACTGGCTATGTTAAAGCAGAATGCAGCAATGGTAAAGAAGATATCCTGATAAAGGTTTTTCGTTTGTTGAGCAATGGATGTGTTAATTTGCGCATCAAATTTTAATGGATGTTACATACTGCCAAAGCCTTTCTTTTTGATTTGAATGGAACCATGATTGATGATATGCATTATCACAAACAAGTATGGTTTGATGTTTTGACCAAAGATCTGGGTGCTAATTTAACTTGGGATGAAGTAGCACATCAGATGTATGGAAAGAATACAGAATTACTGATTCGCATTTTTGGTCCAGATCGTTTCACTGCTGAAGAAATGGATCATATATCTATAGAAAAAGAAAAAAAATACCAGGCACTGTATAGACCTGAATTAAAAGGCATTGCAGGACTAGAAACATTTCTGGAAACGGCCAAGCAGAAAGGAGTTAAGATGGGTATCGGTTCTGCTGCGATACTATTCAATATTGATTTTGCAATTGATGGTCTCAATATCAGGCACTATTTTGATTCTGTGATCGGGGCAGAACATGTAAAAGACAGTAAGCCTGATCCCGAAACCTATCTAAAGGGTGCTGGTGAATTGGGGGTAGATCCGGCAGATTGTATTGTTTTTGAAGATGCTCCCAAAGGCGTGGAAGCAGCCTATAATGCAGGGATGAAATGTGTCGTATTAACTACGATGCATGAGAAAGAGGAGTTTCATAAGTATACTAATATCATTACTTACACTAAAAGTTACACTGATCTACTTCCAATGTTAAATAAGTAGTGAAGGATGCGATCCGGTATTGATTGCTTGCTAAACAAGACTTACTTCTTCATATGTGCTCTTGAAATAATCATCAACATATTCACTCGGGGATTTACCTATAACTGATTTGAACACACGATTGAAATTGGTGACGGTATTAAATCCACAAGTGTAAGCAATGGTAGAAATACTTACGCCATCACTATCACCCGTGATCAATTTTTTACAGGCTTCATTGATACGAACCTCATTCAGGAAAGAGACAAATGTGTGTAAGGTTCTCTTTTTAAAATAACGGCAAAATGCCTGAGGTGTCATATGGGCTTGCTGCGCTACATCTTCAAGCGTGATATTCTTTGCATAGTTGGCCATGATATAATGGTAGATATGGCTGAGTCGGATACCATCATGCTCGCTGACAGTCGTCAGGTTAGAAATGCTGGAAAGTTCTTTGAGTTTAGGGATACTTGTAAATTTTTTCAGGAGATCAATGAATGCAATCATCTGATCGGCTCCGGTGCTTTTGCTGACGATCTGCATTTTGTGTGCAACATCAGAAATATGTTC
Above is a genomic segment from Sediminibacterium sp. KACHI17 containing:
- a CDS encoding HAD family phosphatase encodes the protein MLHTAKAFLFDLNGTMIDDMHYHKQVWFDVLTKDLGANLTWDEVAHQMYGKNTELLIRIFGPDRFTAEEMDHISIEKEKKYQALYRPELKGIAGLETFLETAKQKGVKMGIGSAAILFNIDFAIDGLNIRHYFDSVIGAEHVKDSKPDPETYLKGAGELGVDPADCIVFEDAPKGVEAAYNAGMKCVVLTTMHEKEEFHKYTNIITYTKSYTDLLPMLNK
- a CDS encoding AraC family transcriptional regulator; translation: MKVLQFTIPVPGDKNIIVQHDVLPYFYQHLHRHDEIQLTWIQKGEGTLVVDNNMYPFGPNEIYYLGANQPHVFKSDPSYFSPKSKRKVQAITIHFNPHGKLAGLFELAEMKHIQTFLQKHNNGFVIPSEHISDVAHKMQIVSKSTGADQMIAFIDLLKKFTSIPKLKELSSISNLTTVSEHDGIRLSHIYHYIMANYAKNITLEDVAQQAHMTPQAFCRYFKKRTLHTFVSFLNEVRINEACKKLITGDSDGVSISTIAYTCGFNTVTNFNRVFKSVIGKSPSEYVDDYFKSTYEEVSLV